The [Eubacterium] siraeum genome contains a region encoding:
- a CDS encoding glycosyl transferase: MKFGYFDDKNREYVITSPKTPYPWINYLGTQGFFSLISNTAGGYCFYKDARLRRITRYRYNNVPVDMGGRYFYINDGGHVWNPGWSPVKTTLDSYECRHGMGYTIIKGSSNGVTATVTFFVPQNFNGEIQKVTIKNDSDKEKNLKLFSFLEWCLWDANDDTTNFQRNFNTGEVEIDGSVIYHKTEYKERRDHYAFYSVNADINGYDTDRESFLGLYNGFDAPQTVFAGAPNMSVADGWSPVASHYIEIKLQPGESKDLVFCLGYVENKFEEKFAPDLDENSTIITSGDRKKNIVNKAKAQAMMAMCDTAEKADKLLAELKEHWNSLLGQYSVDSPDEKLNRMVNIWNQYQCMVTFNMSRSASYFESGIGRGMGFRDSNQDLLGFVHQIPARARERLIDLAATMLEDGGAYHQYQPLTKMGNHELGSNFNDDPLWMILAVAAYIKETGDVSILDEKVPYENRDELADTMLDHMKRAFYHVVKKVGPHGLPLSGRADWNDCLNLSCFSDKPGESFQTYNNKEMFKEPPYYSKVAESVMIAGMFCAIAPEYVEMCKLKGDTSEAEKAQAEIEKMRKNTLEYGYDGEWFLRAYDHYGKKVGSHECEEGKIFIEPQGWCVLAGLGKDKGYDIQTLDSVDKYLNSKHGLVLNNPAFTHYYIQYGEISTYPGGYKENAGIFCHNNAWIICAEAAVGRGDKAFEYYSKIAPAFREDISDLHRTEPYVYAQMIAGKDAKRHGEAKNSWLTGTAAWNFVAVSQYILGIKPEYNGLKIDPSIPHEWDGFTASRLFRGATYEITVKNPDHVCHGVKSVTVDGKAVDSNVIPVFENGTHKVEVVLG, translated from the coding sequence ATGAAATTCGGTTATTTTGACGATAAGAACAGAGAGTATGTCATTACATCTCCCAAGACCCCTTATCCGTGGATAAACTATCTCGGCACACAGGGCTTTTTCTCGCTGATCTCTAACACAGCAGGCGGTTACTGCTTCTACAAGGACGCAAGACTGAGAAGAATTACACGTTACCGCTATAACAATGTTCCCGTTGATATGGGCGGACGTTACTTCTACATAAACGACGGCGGTCATGTATGGAACCCCGGCTGGTCGCCCGTTAAGACAACACTTGACAGCTATGAGTGCCGTCACGGTATGGGCTACACAATCATAAAAGGCTCATCAAACGGCGTTACAGCCACAGTTACATTCTTCGTTCCCCAGAACTTCAACGGAGAGATCCAGAAGGTTACAATCAAAAACGACAGCGATAAGGAAAAGAACTTAAAGCTGTTCAGCTTCCTTGAGTGGTGTCTGTGGGACGCAAACGACGATACAACAAACTTCCAGAGAAACTTCAACACAGGCGAAGTTGAAATTGACGGTTCTGTTATCTACCACAAGACCGAATATAAGGAAAGACGTGACCACTACGCATTCTACTCTGTAAATGCCGATATAAACGGTTATGATACCGACAGAGAGAGCTTCCTCGGCTTATACAACGGCTTTGACGCTCCTCAGACAGTATTCGCAGGCGCACCCAATATGTCCGTTGCAGACGGCTGGTCACCCGTTGCTTCACACTATATCGAAATCAAGCTTCAGCCCGGCGAAAGCAAGGATCTTGTATTCTGCCTTGGATATGTTGAGAACAAGTTTGAAGAAAAGTTTGCTCCCGACCTTGACGAGAACAGCACGATTATAACAAGCGGCGACAGAAAGAAGAACATCGTAAACAAGGCTAAGGCACAGGCTATGATGGCTATGTGCGATACAGCCGAAAAGGCTGACAAGCTCCTCGCAGAGCTGAAGGAACACTGGAACAGCCTGCTCGGTCAGTACAGCGTTGATTCTCCCGATGAAAAGCTCAACAGAATGGTAAACATCTGGAACCAGTATCAGTGCATGGTTACATTCAATATGTCACGCTCCGCATCTTACTTTGAGAGCGGCATCGGCAGAGGTATGGGCTTCCGTGACTCCAACCAGGACTTACTCGGCTTCGTACACCAGATTCCTGCAAGAGCAAGAGAAAGACTTATCGACCTTGCCGCTACAATGCTTGAGGACGGCGGTGCTTACCACCAGTATCAGCCCCTCACAAAGATGGGTAACCACGAGCTTGGCTCTAACTTCAACGACGACCCGCTGTGGATGATTCTCGCAGTTGCGGCTTACATAAAGGAAACAGGCGATGTTTCTATCCTTGACGAGAAGGTTCCTTATGAGAACCGTGACGAGCTTGCAGACACAATGCTCGACCATATGAAGAGAGCGTTCTACCACGTTGTTAAGAAGGTAGGTCCTCACGGACTTCCTCTCAGCGGACGTGCCGACTGGAACGACTGCCTTAACCTCTCCTGCTTCTCAGACAAGCCCGGCGAGTCATTCCAGACATACAACAACAAGGAAATGTTCAAGGAGCCTCCTTACTACAGCAAGGTTGCAGAATCTGTAATGATTGCAGGTATGTTCTGTGCAATAGCTCCCGAGTACGTTGAAATGTGCAAGCTGAAGGGCGACACGTCAGAAGCTGAAAAGGCTCAGGCTGAGATCGAAAAGATGAGAAAGAACACCCTTGAATACGGCTATGACGGCGAATGGTTCCTCCGTGCTTACGACCACTACGGCAAGAAGGTCGGCTCACACGAGTGCGAGGAAGGCAAGATATTCATCGAGCCTCAGGGCTGGTGCGTTCTCGCAGGTCTTGGCAAGGACAAGGGCTACGATATTCAGACTCTTGACAGCGTAGACAAGTATCTTAACTCAAAGCACGGTCTTGTTCTTAACAACCCTGCATTCACACACTACTACATCCAGTACGGCGAAATCTCCACATATCCCGGCGGTTACAAGGAAAACGCAGGTATCTTCTGCCACAACAACGCTTGGATAATCTGTGCTGAAGCCGCAGTAGGCAGAGGTGACAAGGCATTCGAGTATTATTCAAAGATCGCTCCCGCATTCAGAGAGGATATTTCCGATCTGCACCGCACAGAGCCTTATGTATACGCTCAGATGATTGCAGGTAAGGACGCTAAGCGTCACGGCGAAGCTAAGAACAGCTGGCTCACAGGTACAGCCGCTTGGAACTTCGTTGCAGTATCTCAGTACATCTTAGGTATCAAGCCCGAATACAACGGTCTGAAGATTGATCCCTCAATTCCTCACGAGTGGGACGGCTTCACAGCTTCAAGACTGTTCAGAGGTGCAACCTACGAGATTACTGTAAAGAACCCCGATCACGTTTGCCACGGCGTTAAGTCCGTTACAGTTGACGGCAAGGCTGTTGACAGCAACGTTATCCCCGTATTTGAAAACGGCACTCACAAGGTTGAGGTTGTTTTAGGTTAA
- a CDS encoding antitoxin VbhA family protein, whose amino-acid sequence MSDERAIENAIVSTQMEGFEVTESDRKLLMKIIKKEITLDEALKKINSSYRN is encoded by the coding sequence ATGTCAGATGAGAGAGCAATCGAAAATGCAATAGTATCAACACAAATGGAAGGCTTTGAAGTAACCGAGAGTGACAGAAAGCTTCTGATGAAAATAATCAAAAAAGAAATAACGCTTGATGAAGCCTTGAAGAAAATCAATAGTAGTTATAGGAACTGA
- a CDS encoding helix-turn-helix domain-containing protein: MKIDYTALGKRIAKRRKELGLKQYEVCELIDVNYKYLSNIETGRSAPSLELIMSLCSVLNTTPDYFLLGTASAELYDNDIASKITPMTDEHKRLISGMIQLITEIENN, from the coding sequence ATGAAAATTGACTATACCGCTCTCGGAAAACGCATAGCAAAGCGCAGAAAGGAACTCGGCTTGAAGCAGTACGAGGTCTGCGAGCTGATAGACGTAAACTATAAATATCTCTCAAATATCGAAACCGGCAGGAGCGCACCGAGCCTTGAGCTTATAATGAGCCTTTGCTCCGTGCTGAATACGACACCCGACTATTTCCTGCTCGGCACTGCTTCTGCAGAGCTTTATGACAATGACATCGCCTCAAAGATAACCCCAATGACAGATGAACACAAAAGGCTTATCAGCGGTATGATACAGCTTATCACCGAAATCGAAAACAACTGA
- a CDS encoding ATP-binding protein, with protein sequence MVERKEYLEKLKLWKDEQVIKVVTGIRRCGKSTLLMQYQDYLKQSGVDADRIIAINFEELEYEELCDYKKLYEYIKARLSSDKTTYIFLDEIQKVPYFEKVVDSLYVKQGTDIYITGSNAYMLSGDLATLLSGRYVEISMLPLSFAEYLQVNSKDKDGAFADYMRYGGMPFIATAEKTEEKITTYLEGIYNTVIVKDIEDRQKRKEWDNSDTGRITDISLLKTIAKYLSSVIGSLVTVRSITNYLVSSGRKISPNTVSDYVNALTESFIFYPAERFDIVGKQLLKTNTKYYMVDLGIRNLILPKKSYDLGFSVENVVYFELLRRGYKVSVGKYGNTEIDFVAERNGELEYIQVTADMTAKETFDRELAPLTTIKDNYRKRVLTLDKFTVGNYDGIEVKNVVEWLTDK encoded by the coding sequence TTGGTTGAAAGAAAAGAATATCTTGAAAAGCTGAAGCTCTGGAAGGACGAACAGGTCATAAAGGTAGTGACGGGAATACGCAGATGCGGAAAATCAACATTGCTTATGCAGTATCAGGACTATCTTAAACAAAGCGGAGTTGACGCTGACAGAATAATTGCGATAAACTTTGAAGAACTGGAATACGAAGAACTGTGCGACTATAAAAAGCTGTATGAATATATAAAGGCTCGGCTAAGCAGTGATAAAACGACTTACATTTTTCTTGACGAGATACAGAAAGTGCCGTATTTTGAAAAGGTGGTAGACAGTCTTTATGTAAAACAGGGAACTGATATTTATATCACCGGCTCAAACGCATATATGCTGTCGGGCGACCTTGCTACACTTCTCAGCGGTCGTTATGTGGAAATATCAATGCTCCCGCTGTCGTTTGCAGAGTATTTGCAGGTAAACAGCAAGGACAAGGACGGTGCATTTGCTGATTATATGAGATACGGCGGTATGCCTTTCATTGCTACGGCAGAAAAGACGGAAGAGAAGATAACTACCTATCTTGAGGGTATCTACAATACGGTTATCGTAAAGGATATTGAGGACAGGCAGAAGCGTAAGGAATGGGATAACAGCGATACAGGCAGGATAACGGATATATCGCTTCTTAAAACTATCGCAAAGTACCTTTCAAGCGTTATCGGAAGTCTTGTGACGGTAAGGAGCATTACAAATTATCTTGTTTCATCGGGACGGAAAATTTCTCCGAATACGGTGAGCGATTATGTTAATGCACTGACCGAATCATTCATATTCTATCCGGCGGAACGCTTTGACATTGTGGGAAAGCAATTGCTTAAAACCAACACGAAGTATTATATGGTTGACCTCGGCATACGAAATCTTATACTGCCTAAGAAAAGCTATGACCTTGGCTTTTCGGTTGAGAATGTAGTGTATTTTGAACTGCTCAGACGTGGGTACAAGGTGAGCGTGGGCAAGTACGGAAATACCGAGATAGATTTTGTGGCAGAGAGAAACGGAGAACTTGAGTATATTCAGGTAACTGCCGATATGACCGCTAAGGAAACTTTCGACAGGGAACTTGCACCGCTTACAACTATAAAGGATAACTACCGCAAGAGAGTTCTGACACTTGATAAATTCACTGTCGGAAATTATGACGGCATTGAAGTGAAGAATGTTGTAGAGTGGCTGACGGATAAATGA
- a CDS encoding YhgE/Pip domain-containing protein produces the protein MKTIFRIFLSDIKKIRTNLMAFAVMIGICILPALYAWFNIAANWDPYSNTGNIKIAVANCDNGTKIASKEINIGNQIVDNLKKNTQMCWTFVDKQQAENGVVTGEYYASVVIPENFSESFTSILSGKLTRPQITYTLNEKKNAIAPKITDKGAEAIKNQVNESFIDTITTELAGILNYTSEQGNKKFTEITDNIKSAIGDVIDNLSAFQSSISLISTTLDSADTMIANTKKSIPDLEQLLAQSGTLTTSAKDSITAVQAVSTQITAATDTVLNSIDTLYSNTESSISGITGEIAADADKSAEKIRATAEINRKTIDALNNIRTHVVTVGEKLGIDVSIMTDAIDRNIEKQNAIIDKLNSGADTVSTTGHAPDNFESDVNKLITDSKKEFDGIKTTWNTSVKTAMDTAVNEVFKTLDGISALLSDAGTSVPNIETALTDAQNSLASLKSCLTDLDKIIGNAKDKLTDMQKKVDDISNDQALIAFIEEVSSDPSSLGEFMSSPVEINTVKVYPVENYGSAMTPFYTILAIWVGSIVLVAVLKAEISRRDIEKLGSNVRPIQAYFGRYMIYLMVSIIQAIIIALGDLLFLKVQCEDPLLFIIAAVVSSIVFSLLIYSLTITFSVIGKALAVIILVLQVAGSGGTFPPEVLPEFFRSILPYLPFRYSINAMREAVAGVYAQSYIEDLLYLLIYVAIALFIGIVLRKPCIRIMKFFNKRLEDTDLII, from the coding sequence ATGAAGACAATATTCAGGATATTTTTAAGCGATATAAAAAAGATACGCACAAATCTTATGGCATTTGCGGTAATGATAGGTATTTGTATACTGCCGGCGCTGTATGCGTGGTTCAACATTGCGGCAAACTGGGATCCGTACTCAAACACAGGCAATATCAAGATTGCGGTCGCAAACTGCGATAATGGCACTAAGATTGCTTCAAAGGAAATCAACATCGGCAATCAGATAGTGGATAATCTTAAAAAGAACACGCAGATGTGCTGGACGTTCGTAGATAAACAGCAGGCGGAAAACGGAGTAGTAACAGGCGAATATTATGCCAGCGTTGTTATCCCCGAAAATTTCAGCGAGAGCTTCACAAGCATACTTTCGGGCAAGCTGACACGTCCGCAGATAACCTACACGCTCAACGAAAAGAAAAACGCTATCGCTCCGAAAATCACCGACAAAGGCGCAGAGGCGATAAAAAACCAGGTAAACGAGAGCTTTATTGACACGATTACCACCGAGCTTGCAGGAATATTGAACTACACCTCCGAGCAGGGCAACAAGAAATTCACCGAGATAACAGACAATATAAAATCAGCCATAGGCGACGTTATCGACAATCTTTCCGCTTTCCAAAGCTCAATTTCGCTGATAAGCACAACGCTTGACAGTGCAGATACAATGATTGCAAACACCAAAAAGTCTATCCCGGATCTTGAACAGCTTCTTGCTCAGTCAGGAACGCTTACCACATCGGCAAAGGACAGCATTACGGCAGTACAGGCGGTATCAACACAGATAACCGCCGCTACAGATACCGTCCTTAATTCAATCGACACGCTTTACAGCAATACGGAAAGCAGTATTTCGGGCATCACGGGTGAGATCGCCGCCGATGCCGACAAATCCGCCGAAAAGATAAGAGCAACAGCGGAGATAAACAGAAAAACAATTGATGCGCTGAATAATATCCGCACCCATGTTGTAACAGTCGGTGAAAAACTCGGAATTGATGTCAGCATTATGACCGATGCAATCGACAGGAATATCGAAAAGCAGAACGCAATCATCGACAAATTAAACAGCGGTGCAGACACTGTCAGTACAACAGGTCACGCCCCCGATAATTTTGAAAGTGATGTAAACAAGCTGATAACCGATTCAAAGAAAGAATTTGACGGCATAAAAACCACTTGGAACACTTCTGTCAAAACTGCTATGGATACCGCCGTAAATGAAGTGTTCAAGACGCTTGACGGAATTTCCGCACTGCTTTCTGACGCAGGAACATCTGTTCCGAATATCGAAACGGCTCTCACCGATGCTCAGAACTCGCTTGCAAGCCTTAAATCCTGCCTTACCGACCTCGATAAAATAATCGGCAACGCAAAGGATAAGCTCACCGATATGCAGAAAAAGGTCGATGATATAAGCAACGATCAGGCGCTTATAGCTTTTATCGAAGAGGTTTCAAGTGACCCGTCATCTCTCGGCGAATTTATGAGCTCACCCGTTGAAATTAACACCGTCAAGGTTTATCCTGTAGAAAATTACGGCTCAGCCATGACGCCGTTCTACACGATACTCGCTATCTGGGTAGGCTCGATCGTACTTGTCGCCGTACTGAAAGCAGAAATCAGCCGCCGTGACATCGAAAAGCTCGGCAGTAATGTAAGACCGATACAGGCTTATTTCGGCAGATATATGATTTACCTTATGGTATCAATAATTCAAGCGATAATAATCGCACTCGGCGACCTTTTGTTCCTGAAAGTACAGTGTGAAGACCCGCTGTTGTTCATCATCGCCGCTGTTGTATCTTCTATTGTATTCTCACTGCTCATCTACTCGCTGACGATTACATTCAGCGTAATAGGAAAGGCTCTTGCGGTAATTATCCTTGTACTTCAGGTTGCAGGCTCGGGCGGTACATTCCCTCCCGAAGTTCTCCCCGAATTTTTCCGCAGCATTCTTCCCTATCTGCCCTTCAGATACAGCATCAACGCAATGCGTGAAGCGGTCGCAGGCGTATATGCGCAAAGCTATATAGAAGACCTGCTCTACCTGCTGATTTATGTTGCGATAGCCCTCTTTATCGGCATAGTGCTGAGAAAACCGTGTATAAGGATAATGAAGTTCTTCAATAAACGCCTTGAAGATACCGATCTGATCATATAG
- a CDS encoding dihydroorotate dehydrogenase, with protein MSFKPDISVDVCGKHFKNPVIAASGAYGFGEDYTDLYPLSALGGISCKGTTLNKKDGNIPPRIAETPSGILNSVGLQNPGVDKFINYYLPRLRTQDTVVIANIAGAVIDDYIAVAEKLDATDVDMIELNISCPNVKQGGATWGVTCEGAASVTRAVRNATKKPVIVKLTPNVTNITEIAKAVEAEGADSVSLINTLLGMRIDIRTRRPILHNNVGGLSGPAVFPVAVRMVWQVANAVKIPVIGMGGIATAEDAIEMMMAGASAVQMGTAIFNDPYAPIKVCEGMEKFLAEQKIEKISDIVGTVKPW; from the coding sequence ATGAGTTTCAAGCCTGATATTTCGGTAGATGTATGCGGTAAGCATTTCAAGAATCCCGTAATAGCCGCTTCCGGCGCATACGGTTTCGGTGAGGATTATACCGACCTTTATCCGCTGTCGGCACTCGGCGGTATATCCTGCAAGGGTACGACCTTAAACAAGAAGGACGGTAATATCCCTCCGAGAATAGCGGAAACTCCGAGCGGAATATTAAACTCCGTCGGACTTCAGAATCCCGGTGTTGACAAGTTTATAAATTACTATCTGCCCAGACTCAGAACGCAGGATACTGTGGTTATCGCAAATATCGCAGGTGCGGTAATTGACGATTATATAGCTGTTGCAGAAAAGCTGGACGCTACCGATGTTGATATGATAGAGCTGAACATTTCCTGCCCTAACGTAAAGCAGGGCGGCGCTACCTGGGGCGTTACCTGCGAGGGTGCGGCAAGCGTTACAAGAGCGGTAAGAAATGCTACAAAGAAGCCCGTTATCGTAAAGCTGACTCCGAATGTAACGAATATCACAGAAATTGCAAAGGCTGTTGAGGCTGAGGGCGCAGACAGCGTTTCGCTGATAAACACTCTGCTCGGTATGAGAATTGATATAAGAACAAGACGGCCTATCCTGCACAACAATGTCGGCGGACTTTCGGGTCCTGCTGTGTTCCCTGTTGCAGTAAGAATGGTATGGCAGGTGGCGAATGCGGTCAAGATACCCGTTATCGGTATGGGAGGCATCGCAACGGCTGAGGACGCTATTGAGATGATGATGGCAGGTGCATCTGCTGTACAGATGGGTACGGCTATCTTCAACGATCCTTATGCGCCGATAAAGGTATGCGAGGGTATGGAAAAGTTCCTCGCCGAACAGAAAATAGAGAAGATAAGCGATATTGTAGGCACGGTAAAGCCGTGGTGA
- a CDS encoding dihydroorotate dehydrogenase electron transfer subunit, whose protein sequence is MSFFCDSYPIVDKKALGEGIYSYTLKCPEVAENAHIGQFVQIKAEGYMLRRPISICSVDKENGTMRLVFEVRGKGTDKISELNKGDLMDVIAPLGNGFTVPAKKDGRVIVVGGGIGTPPLLDIAKMYGDRCTAILGFRSFDKVILDKDYSLAGANVIVCTDDGSTGVHGTIAQPLADELAKGDVAAVYACGPTPMLKAVVAAAKQAGVYSEVSLEQRMGCGVGACVVCACTVIRDGEEKVLRVCKDGPVFSGEEVVL, encoded by the coding sequence ATGAGCTTTTTTTGTGATTCATATCCGATAGTTGATAAAAAAGCGCTCGGCGAGGGGATATATTCATATACGCTGAAATGTCCCGAGGTTGCCGAAAACGCACATATCGGACAGTTCGTTCAGATAAAGGCTGAGGGCTATATGCTCCGCAGACCTATCTCTATATGCTCGGTCGATAAGGAAAACGGCACTATGAGGCTCGTTTTTGAAGTAAGGGGCAAGGGTACGGATAAGATCTCCGAACTTAACAAGGGGGACCTTATGGACGTTATCGCTCCGCTCGGCAACGGCTTTACCGTTCCTGCAAAGAAGGACGGCAGGGTGATAGTTGTAGGCGGCGGAATAGGCACGCCTCCCTTGCTTGACATTGCAAAGATGTACGGCGACAGATGTACGGCTATACTTGGCTTCAGGAGCTTTGACAAGGTTATACTTGACAAGGATTATTCGCTTGCAGGGGCAAACGTTATAGTATGTACCGACGACGGAAGCACGGGAGTACACGGTACGATAGCACAGCCGCTTGCAGATGAGCTTGCAAAGGGCGATGTTGCGGCGGTATATGCCTGTGGCCCTACTCCTATGCTCAAAGCGGTCGTTGCGGCGGCAAAGCAGGCAGGGGTATACTCGGAGGTTTCACTTGAGCAGCGTATGGGCTGCGGCGTAGGTGCGTGCGTTGTATGTGCCTGCACGGTTATCCGTGACGGAGAAGAAAAGGTGCTTAGAGTATGCAAGGACGGTCCTGTGTTCAGCGGTGAGGAGGTAGTATTATGA